The following proteins are encoded in a genomic region of Acidobacteriota bacterium:
- the maf gene encoding septum formation protein Maf translates to MAPRIVLASSSPRRREILSALGLTFETRPADVDESLRDGEPAFEAAERLAREKASAVAGGAPGALIVAADTLVVLDGEALGKPKDRADARRTLSRLAGRAHEVVTGVALARDGRLVSGRDVTRVHFAPMTPGEVDAYVASGEPDDRAGSYAIQGIGGLFVARVEGSPSNVVGLPVRLLYTLAAELGVDLKP, encoded by the coding sequence GTGGCGCCGCGCATCGTCCTCGCGTCCTCCTCGCCCCGGCGGCGGGAGATCCTCTCCGCCCTCGGCCTGACGTTCGAAACCCGGCCGGCCGACGTCGACGAGTCTCTCCGGGACGGCGAGCCCGCCTTCGAGGCGGCCGAGCGGCTCGCGAGGGAGAAGGCGTCCGCCGTCGCGGGCGGGGCTCCCGGCGCGCTCATCGTTGCGGCGGACACGCTCGTCGTCCTCGACGGCGAGGCGCTCGGCAAGCCGAAGGACCGTGCCGACGCGCGGCGCACGCTCTCGCGGCTCGCGGGCCGCGCCCACGAGGTCGTCACCGGCGTCGCTCTCGCCCGGGACGGCCGGCTCGTCTCGGGCCGGGACGTCACGCGCGTTCACTTCGCCCCGATGACGCCGGGCGAGGTGGACGCCTACGTGGCCAGCGGCGAGCCGGATGATCGCGCCGGTTCGTACGCGATCCAGGGGATCGGCGGCCTCTTCGTCGCGCGCGTCGAGGGCAGCCCCTCCAACGTCGTGGGCCTCCCGGTGCGCCTGCTCTACACGCTCGCGGCGGAGCTCGGGGTGGACCTCAAACCCTGA
- a CDS encoding diguanylate cyclase yields MLSIVLANWSDVTCAAPVPVVDDAVRTVASTLFANLRMTDYLFRWEEDEFLALLVEANLDGCKLKVARLAETFRPWREGKGPLPQRVKVRVGAGVLGPGLAFPAVLHMSRQAARDTSGEMPVLRV; encoded by the coding sequence GTGCTGTCGATCGTCCTCGCGAACTGGAGCGACGTCACGTGCGCGGCGCCCGTCCCGGTCGTGGACGACGCCGTCCGGACGGTCGCGAGCACGCTTTTCGCGAACCTCCGGATGACGGACTACCTCTTCCGCTGGGAAGAGGACGAGTTTCTCGCGCTCCTCGTCGAGGCGAACCTCGACGGCTGCAAGCTGAAGGTCGCGCGCCTCGCCGAGACGTTCCGCCCGTGGCGCGAGGGAAAGGGACCGCTCCCCCAGAGGGTCAAGGTGCGCGTCGGCGCCGGCGTGCTGGGTCCCGGGCTCGCATTCCCGGCCGTCCTCCACATGTCGCGGCAGGCGGCGCGGGACACCTCCGGCGAGATGCCCGTCCTCAGGGTTTGA
- the ade gene encoding adenine deaminase: MSDLPETLPLRDFVAAARGAVPADLVLRNARVVNVLTGEIHDGTVGVKGDRILGFGDYRTERPGDTVDLRGAYVAPALWDAHLHIESTMTTPGTFARHAAVHGTAAAVTDPHEIANVRGVAGIRDFLAAAAGLPVDVFVMLPSCVPSTHLETAGAALSADDLAPLYALPNVLGLAELMNVPGFLFGDPAVVAKVEDARRRRVPIDGHSPLLSGLDLNAYVGAGIRSDHECLSRAEAHEKVRRGMDIWIREGTAAKNLDELLPLVTAANSERFAFATDDRHPWDLLRHGHLDHHVRRAIALGLDPVLALRLASWSCARHYGFTDRGAVAPGFRADLLTFERLDDFRPDLVVLGGRRVAKGGKLLVDIPAARMEEGPSFRVEGFDRTRLRVAAGEGASLRVIEVRAGSIATGASSQRAALAGGAAVQDVSRDLLKLAVVERHRGTGNVGVAFARGFGLKRGAVASSVAHDSHNVVVVGADDASMETAVRRVAEIGGGIVVADGAQTLAEVALPVGGLMSNLSMADVDAAERRANAAAATLGGTMDHPFMTLAFLALPVIPELKLTDKGLVDVAKFDFVAAVV, encoded by the coding sequence ATGAGCGATCTCCCCGAGACCCTGCCCCTCCGCGACTTCGTCGCAGCGGCCCGGGGCGCCGTCCCGGCCGACCTCGTCCTCAGGAACGCCCGCGTCGTGAACGTCCTGACGGGCGAGATCCACGACGGGACCGTTGGCGTGAAGGGAGACCGCATCCTCGGCTTCGGCGACTACCGCACGGAGCGCCCCGGCGACACTGTCGACCTCCGCGGCGCCTACGTCGCCCCCGCGCTCTGGGACGCGCACCTCCACATCGAGTCCACGATGACGACGCCGGGCACGTTCGCGCGTCACGCCGCGGTTCACGGGACCGCGGCGGCCGTCACGGACCCGCACGAGATCGCGAACGTGCGGGGCGTCGCGGGCATTCGCGACTTTCTGGCGGCGGCGGCGGGCCTCCCGGTGGACGTCTTCGTCATGCTTCCGTCGTGCGTCCCCTCGACGCACCTCGAGACGGCCGGGGCCGCGCTCTCGGCGGACGACCTCGCGCCGCTCTACGCCCTGCCGAACGTGCTCGGCCTCGCCGAGCTCATGAACGTCCCCGGCTTTCTCTTCGGCGACCCCGCCGTCGTCGCGAAGGTGGAGGACGCGCGGAGACGGCGCGTGCCGATCGACGGCCACTCCCCGCTCCTCTCCGGCCTCGACCTGAACGCGTACGTCGGCGCCGGCATCCGCTCGGACCACGAGTGCCTCTCGCGCGCCGAGGCGCACGAGAAGGTGCGACGCGGGATGGACATCTGGATCCGCGAGGGCACGGCCGCGAAGAACCTCGACGAACTGCTGCCGCTCGTCACCGCCGCGAACTCCGAGCGTTTCGCGTTCGCGACGGACGACCGGCACCCGTGGGACCTGCTCCGGCACGGCCACCTCGACCATCACGTGAGGCGCGCGATCGCGCTCGGGCTCGACCCCGTCCTCGCCCTGCGCCTCGCGTCGTGGTCCTGCGCCCGGCACTACGGCTTCACGGACCGCGGCGCCGTCGCGCCCGGCTTCCGGGCCGACCTCCTCACGTTCGAGCGGCTGGACGACTTCCGGCCGGACCTCGTGGTCTTGGGTGGCCGGCGCGTCGCGAAGGGCGGAAAGCTGCTCGTGGACATCCCGGCCGCGCGCATGGAAGAGGGGCCGTCGTTCCGGGTCGAAGGCTTCGACCGTACGCGGCTCAGGGTCGCGGCGGGGGAGGGCGCCTCGCTGCGCGTCATCGAGGTGCGCGCCGGCTCGATCGCGACGGGCGCGTCTTCGCAGCGCGCGGCTCTCGCGGGCGGCGCCGCGGTGCAGGACGTCTCGCGCGATCTCCTGAAGCTGGCCGTGGTCGAGCGGCACCGCGGGACCGGCAACGTGGGCGTCGCGTTCGCGCGCGGCTTCGGCCTGAAGCGCGGCGCGGTGGCCTCGTCCGTCGCGCACGACTCGCACAACGTCGTCGTCGTCGGCGCGGACGACGCGTCGATGGAGACGGCCGTCCGGCGCGTCGCCGAGATCGGCGGCGGGATCGTGGTCGCGGACGGCGCGCAGACTCTCGCCGAGGTCGCGCTGCCGGTCGGCGGCCTCATGTCGAACCTCTCCATGGCCGACGTCGACGCCGCCGAGCGCCGCGCGAACGCGGCCGCCGCGACGCTCGGAGGCACGATGGACCACCCGTTCATGACGCTCGCCTTCCTCGCCCTGCCCGTGATCCCGGAGCTCAAGCTCACGGACAAGGGCCTCGTGGACGTCGCGAAGTTCGACTTCGTGGCGGCCGTGGTCTGA
- the corA gene encoding magnesium/cobalt transporter CorA, with amino-acid sequence MIVDCGIYDGGVRRAGTFTFEEAYEASKSPDTFVWLGLYEPTPDEFASVKTAFELHELAVEDALKAHQRPKLEVYDDTLFIVVKTARYVDSDEVVSLGELLLFAGANFVVAVRHGEASPLVETRRRVEKRPELLKCGPGAVLWAILDHVVDDYLPVLEGLDHDIDQVENEVFSSGKENPAERIYFLKREVMEFLRGVRPLRDPLDRLASGTLTLLHEDIRPYFRDVNDHLVRVVEQLEGDRDLLTSILQSNLTQVSILQNEDMRKISAWAAILAVPTMIAGIYGMNFQHMPELKSPWGYPFALGLMLVVCMALHRAFKRSGWL; translated from the coding sequence GTGATCGTCGACTGCGGCATCTACGACGGCGGCGTGCGGCGCGCGGGTACCTTCACGTTCGAAGAGGCCTACGAGGCGTCGAAGAGTCCCGACACCTTCGTGTGGCTCGGCCTGTACGAGCCCACGCCCGACGAATTCGCGTCCGTCAAGACCGCGTTCGAGCTCCACGAGCTGGCGGTCGAGGACGCCCTCAAGGCCCACCAGCGCCCCAAGCTCGAGGTCTACGACGACACGCTCTTCATCGTCGTCAAGACGGCCCGCTACGTGGATTCCGACGAGGTCGTGTCGCTCGGCGAGCTTCTCCTCTTCGCAGGCGCGAACTTCGTCGTCGCCGTCCGGCACGGCGAAGCGAGCCCGCTCGTCGAGACCCGCAGGCGCGTCGAGAAGCGCCCGGAGCTCCTGAAGTGCGGACCGGGCGCCGTGCTCTGGGCCATTCTCGACCACGTCGTGGACGACTACCTTCCGGTGCTGGAGGGCCTCGACCACGACATCGATCAGGTCGAGAACGAGGTCTTCTCGAGCGGGAAGGAGAATCCCGCGGAGCGCATCTACTTCCTCAAGCGCGAAGTCATGGAGTTCCTGCGCGGCGTGCGTCCGCTCCGCGACCCGCTGGACCGGCTCGCGAGCGGAACGCTCACGCTCCTCCACGAGGACATCCGGCCCTACTTCCGCGACGTGAACGACCATCTCGTGCGGGTCGTCGAGCAGCTCGAGGGGGACCGCGACCTTCTGACGAGCATCCTGCAGTCGAACCTGACCCAGGTCTCGATCCTCCAGAACGAGGACATGCGGAAGATCTCGGCGTGGGCGGCGATCCTGGCGGTGCCGACGATGATCGCGGGGATCTACGGCATGAACTTCCAGCACATGCCCGAGCTGAAGTCCCCTTGGGGGTATCCCTTCGCGCTCGGGCTCATGCTGGTCGTCTGCATGGCGCTCCACCGCGCCTTCAAGCGGTCGGGCTGGCTCTAG
- a CDS encoding periplasmic heavy metal sensor — protein sequence MSHKPFQKNLFGVSALVLSGVLAAGAALAQPAPGGPGKLAQGIRAAMATLDLSDAQKEKIKAIFASHKDEGAALREQAKADREALKAAASAAKPDPAVVGAAFLKVRANGETAKAKMKAVRAEIDAVLTPEQRAKLDGWIAAHRQMRGGLRGGPPQS from the coding sequence ATGTCTCATAAACCCTTTCAGAAGAATCTCTTCGGTGTCTCCGCCCTCGTTCTCTCCGGAGTGCTCGCGGCCGGGGCCGCCCTCGCCCAGCCCGCTCCCGGCGGGCCCGGCAAGCTGGCCCAGGGCATCCGCGCGGCGATGGCGACCCTCGACCTCTCCGACGCCCAGAAGGAGAAGATCAAGGCGATCTTCGCCTCGCATAAGGACGAAGGGGCGGCCCTGCGCGAGCAGGCCAAGGCAGATCGCGAGGCCCTGAAGGCGGCCGCGTCCGCCGCGAAGCCCGACCCCGCGGTCGTCGGCGCCGCGTTCCTCAAGGTGCGGGCGAACGGCGAAACCGCCAAGGCGAAGATGAAGGCCGTCCGGGCCGAGATCGACGCGGTGCTCACGCCCGAGCAGCGGGCGAAGCTGGACGGCTGGATCGCCGCGCACCGCCAGATGCGAGGCGGGCTCCGCGGCGGCCCGCCGCAGAGCTGA
- a CDS encoding anti-sigma factor, producing MADEQRRALRAAEEAAFQAEALEAELDALDTGAKIAPPAEVRDRVLWEIRGPGAEAAAIAIAEAGPDRGLATMIWALGVAASFMLAAAFGALWYATRADLAATRENVARLETMVKERDRQISLTSQEISWLKDPRVQVALLKGLEGNPAARAKLLWNPGTKQGILWVSGLPPLPLEKSYELWAFVGDQPVPAGTFDAKSDGATVIPISKQESFDDRPLKFAVSVEPKGGVPAPTGAIVLVGERF from the coding sequence GTGGCTGACGAGCAGAGGCGCGCCCTCCGCGCCGCGGAAGAGGCCGCCTTCCAGGCCGAGGCTCTCGAGGCCGAGCTCGACGCGCTCGACACGGGCGCGAAGATCGCGCCGCCCGCGGAGGTCCGGGACCGCGTCCTGTGGGAGATCCGGGGGCCCGGCGCCGAAGCGGCCGCAATCGCGATCGCCGAGGCCGGGCCGGACCGCGGCCTCGCCACGATGATCTGGGCGCTCGGCGTCGCCGCGTCGTTCATGCTCGCGGCCGCGTTCGGGGCCCTCTGGTACGCGACGCGCGCCGACCTCGCGGCGACGCGCGAAAACGTCGCCCGCCTCGAGACGATGGTCAAGGAGCGCGACCGGCAGATCTCCCTGACGTCGCAGGAAATTTCCTGGCTGAAGGACCCGCGGGTGCAGGTCGCGCTCCTGAAGGGGCTCGAGGGAAACCCGGCCGCCCGCGCCAAGCTGCTCTGGAACCCCGGGACGAAGCAGGGAATTCTCTGGGTGTCCGGCCTGCCTCCCCTGCCGCTCGAGAAGAGCTACGAGCTGTGGGCGTTCGTGGGTGACCAGCCCGTCCCGGCCGGGACGTTCGACGCCAAGAGCGACGGGGCGACGGTGATCCCCATCTCGAAGCAGGAGTCGTTCGACGACCGGCCCTTGAAGTTCGCCGTCTCGGTCGAGCCGAAGGGCGGCGTCCCGGCTCCGACGGGCGCGATCGTCCTCGTCGGCGAGAGATTCTGA
- a CDS encoding sigma-70 family RNA polymerase sigma factor, producing MDAAADDLFARIVAGDREAFAAFYDLHAPVLFGFCVRILKDARDAEDVLQETFVQAWRDARRFDGARASVRGWLFTIARSRALDRWRSRRSFDKRITAADTPILEQVAGAADETEAADVRDFVERALAQLNEKEQAVLRLAYFEGLTQEEIAARLAEPLGTVKSRTRSGLSKMRTIAANAQKETSRG from the coding sequence GTGGACGCGGCGGCTGACGACCTCTTCGCGCGTATCGTCGCGGGCGACCGCGAGGCGTTCGCCGCGTTCTACGATCTCCACGCACCGGTCCTTTTCGGCTTCTGTGTCCGTATCCTGAAGGACGCGAGGGACGCCGAAGACGTGCTGCAGGAGACTTTCGTCCAGGCCTGGCGCGACGCGCGCCGCTTCGACGGCGCCCGCGCGTCCGTGCGGGGCTGGCTGTTCACGATCGCGCGCAGCCGGGCGCTCGACCGCTGGCGGAGCCGCCGGTCGTTCGACAAGAGGATCACGGCGGCGGACACACCCATCCTCGAGCAGGTCGCCGGCGCCGCCGACGAGACCGAGGCTGCCGACGTGCGCGACTTCGTCGAGCGCGCGCTCGCCCAGCTGAACGAGAAGGAGCAGGCCGTCCTCCGCCTCGCCTACTTCGAAGGCCTCACGCAGGAGGAGATCGCCGCGCGTCTCGCCGAACCGCTCGGGACCGTGAAGAGCCGGACGCGCTCGGGCCTCTCGAAGATGCGCACGATCGCCGCGAACGCGCAGAAGGAAACCAGCCGTGGCTGA
- a CDS encoding DNA topoisomerase IV subunit A, with product MTRKQSAASGGQPPLPFDAEVALPEEARRRYLNYALSVITSRALPDVRDGLKPVQRRILFAMFQNLHLMPDAKFKKSASVVGDVIGKYHPHGDVAIYDAMVRMAQPFSLRAPLVDGHGNFGSLDGDSAAAYRYTEARLKPLAIELLSEIRKKTVDWRPNFDGVHFEPVVLPARFPNLLVNGASGIAVGMATSIPPHNPVEVLDAAIAAVDDPDADPLKHIKGPDFPTGGLLLGGKREMRAIYETGQGTLKLRAEWEVEEGARGAQTIVVTSIPYAQEKASLVSKIADVIIERRLPVLVDVRDESTDDVRIVLEIKRDTDPALVMTYLYKHTPLETTVPINLTCLVPGPNPDVGEPARLSLKAMLRHFLDFRLETVRRRFTFDLEELRRRIHLLEGFVIIYDALDEAIRIIRKSDGKADAAGKLMKRFGLDEEQVEAILETKLYKLARLEIDAIRAELKEKLAEAAIIEAILKSPKKLWNEVRGELGEVREALAGEKRRTKVLASVDEPEYDAEAFIQHEDTYAVVTVDGWLKRLGQLKDPKATRLREGDEVLAVLQGSTKELGVLFSNHGAAYVLHLNDVPPSTGYGEPVQKLFKFGDGERVVAAMSLDPRITRPKNAVLLAVTRRGLVFRFSVDPFREVTTRAGRRFARPAKGDEVAHVFVCLEKDLVALASEKGRAILFAASEVPVLAGPGKGVLGFKLAPDDRLVGAALFGEDEKRATLTLVNGKGTEHTITKRYTPVSRGGKGFELIKRDRLVKSLAPEIELLSFG from the coding sequence ATGACACGCAAGCAATCCGCCGCCTCCGGCGGCCAGCCGCCCCTGCCGTTCGACGCGGAGGTCGCCCTTCCGGAGGAAGCCCGGCGGCGGTACCTGAACTACGCCCTGTCCGTCATCACCTCGCGCGCGCTGCCCGACGTCCGCGACGGCCTCAAGCCCGTCCAGCGCCGGATCCTCTTCGCGATGTTCCAGAACCTGCACCTGATGCCGGACGCGAAGTTCAAGAAGTCCGCGTCGGTCGTCGGCGACGTGATCGGCAAGTACCACCCGCACGGCGACGTCGCGATCTACGACGCGATGGTCCGCATGGCGCAGCCCTTCTCGCTGCGCGCCCCGCTCGTCGACGGCCACGGCAACTTCGGTTCGCTGGACGGCGACTCGGCCGCGGCGTACCGGTACACCGAGGCGCGCCTCAAGCCGCTCGCCATCGAGCTCCTCTCGGAGATCCGCAAGAAGACGGTCGACTGGCGCCCGAACTTCGACGGCGTCCACTTCGAGCCGGTCGTCCTCCCGGCGCGCTTCCCGAACCTCCTCGTGAACGGCGCGAGCGGCATCGCGGTCGGCATGGCGACGTCGATTCCTCCGCACAACCCGGTCGAGGTGCTCGACGCTGCGATCGCGGCCGTCGACGACCCGGACGCGGACCCGCTCAAGCACATCAAGGGCCCGGATTTCCCGACGGGCGGGCTCCTCCTCGGGGGCAAGCGCGAGATGCGCGCGATCTACGAGACGGGCCAGGGCACGCTCAAGCTGCGGGCCGAGTGGGAGGTCGAGGAGGGAGCGCGCGGCGCGCAGACCATCGTCGTCACGTCGATCCCGTACGCGCAGGAGAAGGCCTCCCTCGTCTCGAAGATCGCGGACGTCATCATCGAGCGGCGGCTTCCGGTCCTCGTGGACGTGCGCGACGAGTCGACGGACGACGTGCGCATCGTCCTCGAGATCAAGCGCGACACGGATCCGGCGCTCGTCATGACGTACCTCTACAAGCACACGCCGCTCGAGACGACGGTCCCGATCAACCTCACGTGCCTCGTCCCGGGCCCGAACCCGGACGTCGGCGAGCCCGCGCGCCTCTCGCTCAAGGCGATGCTGCGCCACTTCCTCGACTTCCGGCTCGAGACCGTGAGGCGCCGTTTCACGTTCGACCTCGAGGAGCTGCGCCGCCGCATCCACCTCCTCGAAGGCTTCGTGATCATCTACGACGCGCTCGACGAGGCGATCCGGATCATCCGCAAGTCGGACGGCAAGGCGGACGCGGCCGGGAAGCTCATGAAGCGCTTCGGCCTCGACGAGGAGCAGGTCGAGGCGATCCTCGAGACGAAGCTCTACAAGCTCGCGCGCCTCGAGATCGACGCGATCCGCGCCGAGCTGAAGGAGAAGCTCGCGGAGGCCGCGATCATCGAGGCGATCCTCAAGTCGCCGAAGAAGCTCTGGAACGAGGTCCGGGGCGAGCTCGGCGAGGTCCGCGAGGCCCTCGCGGGGGAGAAGCGCCGCACGAAGGTGCTCGCGAGCGTGGACGAGCCTGAATACGACGCCGAGGCGTTCATCCAGCACGAGGACACGTACGCCGTCGTCACGGTCGACGGGTGGCTCAAGCGCCTCGGCCAGCTGAAAGACCCGAAGGCGACACGCCTGCGGGAGGGCGACGAGGTCCTCGCCGTGCTCCAGGGCTCGACGAAGGAGCTCGGCGTCCTCTTCTCGAACCACGGCGCCGCGTACGTTCTCCACCTGAACGACGTACCTCCTTCCACCGGCTACGGCGAGCCCGTCCAGAAGCTCTTCAAGTTCGGGGACGGCGAGCGCGTCGTCGCGGCGATGTCCCTCGACCCGCGCATCACGCGGCCGAAGAACGCCGTGCTCCTCGCCGTCACCCGGCGCGGGCTCGTCTTCCGCTTCTCGGTCGACCCGTTCCGCGAGGTGACGACGCGCGCCGGCCGGCGCTTCGCGCGGCCCGCCAAGGGCGACGAGGTCGCGCACGTCTTCGTCTGCCTCGAGAAGGACCTCGTCGCGCTCGCGTCCGAGAAGGGGCGGGCGATCCTCTTCGCGGCGTCCGAGGTCCCGGTCCTCGCGGGGCCGGGCAAGGGCGTCCTCGGCTTCAAGCTCGCGCCGGACGACAGGCTCGTGGGCGCGGCGCTCTTCGGCGAGGACGAGAAGCGCGCGACGCTGACGCTCGTGAACGGAAAGGGCACCGAGCACACGATCACGAAGCGCTACACGCCGGTCTCGCGCGGCGGGAAGGGCTTCGAGCTCATCAAGCGCGACCGGCTCGTGAAGTCGCTCGCGCCGGAGATCGAGCTCCTCTCGTTCGGCTGA
- a CDS encoding DUF2911 domain-containing protein, producing the protein MNKAGKSAVASRGLLAACGGVALFTFIGSSSSAAPVELPRPSPAASVFEKIGTAKLTVTYSRPAVKGREVWGGLVPYGQVWRLGANDATTLEISEACKLAGHELPAGSYALFAIPAKDKWTIVVNSQAKQWGAYFRDPKKDVFSFDVTPSAGPHQEWLEYRIHPDSARVVRVEMAWEKLRISFSVEVDVNGIVWKNLDAARAAAGPKEHTDFYQSARFSRETGERKAEAMGWLDEGMKRGDSFWMDELKGDLLADEGKYAEAAPHLEKAIEGSKKAGAPEEWRDGARRKLAEWAAKGKPKT; encoded by the coding sequence GTGAATAAAGCAGGGAAATCGGCCGTCGCTTCGAGGGGTTTGCTCGCCGCATGCGGGGGTGTCGCCCTCTTCACCTTCATAGGCTCCTCTTCTTCCGCGGCCCCCGTCGAGCTGCCGCGGCCGAGCCCGGCCGCGTCCGTATTCGAGAAGATCGGGACCGCGAAGCTCACCGTCACGTATTCGCGCCCCGCCGTGAAGGGCCGCGAGGTCTGGGGCGGGCTCGTTCCGTACGGCCAGGTCTGGCGCCTCGGCGCGAACGACGCCACGACGCTCGAGATCTCGGAGGCCTGCAAGCTGGCGGGTCACGAGCTTCCCGCCGGCTCGTACGCGCTCTTCGCGATCCCGGCGAAGGACAAGTGGACGATCGTCGTGAACTCCCAGGCGAAGCAGTGGGGCGCGTACTTCCGCGACCCGAAGAAGGACGTCTTCTCGTTTGACGTGACGCCCTCCGCCGGGCCGCACCAGGAGTGGCTGGAATACCGGATCCACCCGGATTCCGCGCGCGTCGTGCGGGTCGAGATGGCGTGGGAGAAGCTCCGGATCTCGTTCTCCGTCGAGGTGGACGTGAACGGGATCGTCTGGAAGAACCTCGACGCGGCACGCGCGGCCGCCGGGCCGAAGGAGCACACGGACTTCTACCAGTCGGCGCGCTTCTCCCGCGAGACGGGCGAGCGCAAGGCCGAGGCGATGGGCTGGCTGGACGAGGGCATGAAGCGCGGCGACAGCTTCTGGATGGACGAGCTCAAGGGCGATCTCCTCGCAGACGAGGGGAAATACGCCGAGGCGGCGCCGCACCTGGAGAAGGCCATCGAGGGCTCGAAGAAGGCCGGCGCGCCCGAGGAGTGGCGCGACGGCGCGCGGAGGAAGCTCGCCGAGTGGGCCGCGAAGGGAAAGCCGAAGACCTGA
- the ispH gene encoding 4-hydroxy-3-methylbut-2-enyl diphosphate reductase produces the protein MDVVLAEKYGFCAGVRVADKLVRLAAQRGETGAILGQVVHNESVESEMAGLGFPTVHALEDAREHAGRIVFSAHGVAPSVRARAAALGLAAIDTTCKFVTDIHKEIDRSLAEGAFLAILGQADHREVVGYTKDLDPARYRVFYKLEDVKAFDWSRVSTVKIVFQTTINSETFAEHVAEIRRRVADTRTADTICYATKENQDALRVLCDDPTIDAIVVIGGKHSKNTKELAHIAAEKKPTFLVGTAAELDPAKLAGSKKVGVSAGASTPDYDVEAVVAKLKSI, from the coding sequence ATGGACGTCGTCCTCGCCGAGAAGTACGGCTTCTGCGCCGGCGTGCGCGTCGCGGACAAGCTCGTCCGCCTCGCGGCGCAGCGCGGTGAGACAGGCGCGATCCTCGGCCAGGTCGTCCACAACGAGAGCGTCGAGTCCGAGATGGCGGGTCTCGGCTTCCCGACGGTCCACGCGCTCGAAGACGCACGGGAGCACGCCGGCCGGATCGTCTTCTCGGCGCACGGCGTCGCGCCGTCCGTGCGCGCGCGCGCCGCGGCGCTCGGTCTCGCGGCCATCGACACGACGTGCAAGTTCGTGACCGACATCCACAAGGAGATCGACCGCTCGCTCGCGGAGGGCGCCTTCCTCGCGATCCTCGGGCAGGCCGACCACCGCGAGGTCGTCGGGTACACGAAGGACCTCGACCCGGCCCGGTACCGGGTGTTCTACAAGCTCGAGGACGTGAAGGCGTTCGACTGGTCGCGCGTCTCCACGGTCAAGATCGTCTTCCAGACGACGATCAACTCGGAGACGTTCGCCGAGCACGTGGCCGAGATCCGCCGGCGCGTCGCCGACACGCGCACCGCGGACACTATCTGCTACGCGACGAAGGAGAATCAGGACGCGCTCCGCGTGCTCTGCGACGACCCCACGATCGACGCGATCGTCGTGATCGGCGGCAAGCACAGCAAGAACACGAAGGAGCTCGCCCACATCGCCGCGGAGAAGAAGCCGACGTTCCTCGTCGGCACCGCCGCCGAGCTCGACCCCGCGAAGCTCGCGGGGTCGAAAAAGGTCGGCGTCTCCGCGGGAGCCTCGACGCCGGACTACGACGTCGAGGCGGTCGTCGCGAAGCTGAAGTCGATCTAA